A portion of the Chryseobacterium tructae genome contains these proteins:
- a CDS encoding PQQ-dependent sugar dehydrogenase → MKNLLFTLSIFSSLIVNAQSINLEEFATGLTSPVEITNANDTRLFVVQQNGMIKILQPNGAINSNNFLNISSKITFNGERGLLGLAFHPQYSTNEYFFVYYNNTAGNIVLARYSVNPTNPDVADPNSEKILLNIVKPFANHNGGSIHFAPDGKLWVVTGDGGGAGDPNNNAQNKNSLLGKMLRIDVNATDPTPYNIPSDNPFVGAGVDGADEVWAYGLRNAWKFSFDLNTGNAMIADVGQGAIEEINKMPVTQAGINYGWRCYEGNNSYNTTTGCPAQSSMTFPIAVYDHSGGKCSITGGYVYRGTQYPSLQGKYFFADYCSDQIGILDTSNSITWTTPYSGNGFSTFGQNSQKDLFVAAVNSGKIFKITTGTLSTFENNLSETIKIYPNPASREIFIDGIKDKKATLELINAEGRKVLERDKITNGKSIDISGLPSGVYFINLKSGNLKSYSQKLIIK, encoded by the coding sequence ATGAAAAATTTACTTTTTACCCTAAGTATCTTTTCTTCCTTAATCGTTAATGCTCAAAGCATTAATTTGGAAGAATTTGCCACCGGATTAACCAGCCCGGTCGAGATTACGAATGCCAATGACACTCGGCTTTTCGTTGTTCAACAGAACGGTATGATCAAGATTCTCCAACCCAATGGAGCTATTAATTCAAATAACTTTCTGAATATTTCATCAAAAATTACTTTTAATGGTGAAAGGGGGCTCTTAGGACTCGCCTTCCATCCACAATACTCAACTAATGAGTATTTTTTCGTGTATTATAACAATACCGCAGGAAATATTGTATTGGCAAGATACAGCGTCAATCCAACCAATCCGGATGTAGCTGATCCCAATTCTGAAAAAATTCTCTTGAATATTGTAAAACCATTTGCCAACCATAACGGAGGAAGCATTCATTTTGCTCCTGATGGAAAACTATGGGTAGTAACAGGAGATGGTGGAGGTGCCGGAGATCCCAACAATAATGCTCAAAATAAAAATTCATTATTGGGAAAAATGCTGAGAATAGATGTGAATGCTACCGATCCTACTCCATACAATATTCCTTCTGACAATCCTTTTGTAGGTGCTGGTGTTGATGGAGCAGATGAAGTATGGGCTTATGGACTCCGCAATGCCTGGAAATTTTCATTTGATCTCAATACAGGAAACGCCATGATTGCCGATGTTGGCCAGGGAGCAATTGAAGAAATTAACAAAATGCCTGTTACACAAGCCGGAATCAATTATGGATGGCGTTGCTATGAAGGAAACAATTCTTACAATACAACAACAGGATGTCCAGCCCAATCATCTATGACGTTTCCTATTGCCGTATACGATCATTCCGGAGGTAAATGTTCCATCACCGGAGGGTATGTTTACAGAGGAACACAGTATCCTTCCCTTCAGGGAAAATATTTCTTTGCAGACTACTGTTCCGATCAGATAGGTATCCTGGACACTAGTAATTCAATCACATGGACTACTCCCTACAGTGGAAACGGTTTTTCCACTTTCGGACAAAACTCTCAAAAGGATTTGTTTGTAGCAGCTGTTAACAGTGGAAAGATTTTCAAAATCACAACAGGAACTTTAAGCACTTTTGAAAATAATCTTTCGGAAACCATAAAAATTTATCCTAATCCTGCTTCCAGAGAAATCTTTATTGATGGAATCAAAGATAAAAAAGCAACATTAGAACTCATCAATGCGGAAGGAAGAAAAGTATTGGAAAGGGATAAAATCACGAATGGCAAAAGCATTGATATCTCAGGTTTACCTTCCGGAGTTTACTTTATCAATCTGAAATCAGGAAACCTAAAGTCTTACAGCCAGAAATTAATTATCAAATAA
- the hemN gene encoding oxygen-independent coproporphyrinogen III oxidase: protein MNSLIDKYNIPGPRYTSYPTVPYWDESTFSSEKWKETVIRSFHETNAEEGISIYIHLPFCEALCTFCACHKRITKQHSVEVPYLESVLKEWKLYLELFNEKPKLKELHLGGGTPTFFSPENLKTLLEGIFTTVEIAEHPEFSFEGHPNNTTKEHLQTLYDLGFRRVSFGVQDYDPKVQKAINRIQPFENVKNVTEWAKEIGYRGISHDLVFGLPHQTWEAMEHTIRKTMELKPDRLAFYSYAHVPWVKGVGQRGFDENDLPSGEEKRRLYEDGKKLLQDLGYIEVGMDHFSLEHDDLYQSLIHKKLHRNFMGYTSSNTQLMVGLGMSAISDSWYAFAQNVKTVEEYQTMVEEGKIPVVKGHVLNEEDLIVRRHILNLMCQLETTFTPINSFPELDNALEMLKEMENDGLVEIFGKEIKITEAGRAFTRNVAMVFDLRMMRNKPETRIFSMTI, encoded by the coding sequence ATGAACTCTTTAATAGATAAGTATAATATTCCTGGACCTCGTTACACTTCTTATCCTACCGTTCCTTATTGGGATGAATCTACTTTTTCTTCGGAAAAATGGAAAGAAACAGTAATCAGGTCTTTCCATGAGACTAATGCAGAAGAGGGAATTTCTATTTATATTCACTTGCCTTTCTGCGAGGCGTTGTGTACATTCTGTGCATGTCATAAACGTATTACAAAACAGCACAGTGTTGAAGTTCCTTACCTGGAAAGTGTTTTAAAGGAATGGAAGCTTTATCTTGAACTTTTTAATGAAAAACCTAAGCTGAAGGAATTACACCTTGGCGGCGGAACTCCTACGTTTTTCTCTCCTGAAAATTTAAAAACGTTATTGGAAGGAATCTTTACTACGGTAGAGATTGCAGAACATCCCGAGTTTTCATTTGAAGGTCACCCCAATAATACGACGAAGGAACATCTTCAGACTTTATATGATCTTGGGTTCAGAAGAGTAAGCTTTGGTGTTCAGGACTATGATCCTAAAGTACAGAAAGCGATCAATAGAATTCAGCCTTTTGAGAATGTGAAAAACGTAACCGAGTGGGCTAAGGAAATTGGGTACAGAGGAATCAGTCATGATCTGGTATTTGGACTTCCGCACCAGACTTGGGAAGCGATGGAGCATACAATCAGAAAAACGATGGAACTGAAGCCGGATAGACTGGCGTTCTATTCCTATGCACACGTTCCATGGGTGAAAGGAGTAGGGCAGAGAGGTTTTGATGAAAATGATCTTCCAAGTGGAGAAGAAAAACGCCGTTTGTATGAAGATGGGAAAAAATTACTTCAGGATTTAGGGTATATTGAAGTTGGAATGGATCATTTCTCATTAGAACATGATGATTTGTACCAATCTTTGATCCATAAAAAACTTCACAGAAACTTTATGGGGTACACTTCAAGCAATACCCAACTAATGGTAGGGCTTGGAATGTCTGCTATATCAGATTCATGGTATGCTTTTGCGCAGAATGTGAAAACAGTGGAAGAATATCAGACTATGGTGGAAGAAGGTAAAATTCCTGTCGTAAAAGGACACGTTTTAAATGAAGAGGATCTGATTGTAAGAAGACATATTTTAAATCTGATGTGCCAGCTTGAAACTACCTTTACTCCCATCAATTCTTTCCCGGAACTTGATAATGCATTAGAAATGCTGAAGGAAATGGAAAATGACGGATTGGTTGAGATTTTTGGTAAGGAAATTAAAATTACAGAAGCAGGCAGAGCTTTCACCCGAAATGTAGCCATGGTTTTTGATCTTAGAATGATGAGAAATAAGCCGGAAACGAGAATTTTCTCAATGACAATATAA
- a CDS encoding WD40/YVTN/BNR-like repeat-containing protein, translated as MKKLFSIIFLSIGMTAFSQQVESIETILNDKISIRALELYNNKVWYSGTDSKFGFVDLKDYKKQKQIKLSEEKLEFRTLGQNNNSFYAINIVSPGRFFKIDKNDLRSEVVYTDNAPTAFYDALHFVNDKLAYTFSDADKDNLLKLAVYKDGKWSPFKSDFKLNEGEAAFAASNTNISSSQKYLWIATGGKASRILRMNLKNGKLEAFNTPFVQGESSQGMYSIDFYGDNFGIAVGGDYTKQDANINNIATTHDGGETWQIQASGQNAGYMTCVKIKPGSKGKEIIAVGDQHISYSSDFGKTWKKISDEKGLYVGQWIDGNRVVFAGKDRIVKMKLK; from the coding sequence ATGAAAAAATTATTTTCTATTATATTCCTGTCTATAGGAATGACGGCTTTTTCCCAACAGGTGGAAAGCATTGAAACAATTCTTAATGATAAAATAAGCATTAGAGCTCTTGAGCTCTATAATAACAAAGTCTGGTACAGCGGAACTGATTCCAAATTTGGATTTGTAGATCTTAAAGATTATAAGAAACAAAAACAGATAAAGCTATCAGAAGAAAAGCTTGAGTTCAGAACTTTGGGACAGAATAACAATTCTTTTTATGCAATCAATATAGTAAGTCCCGGTCGTTTCTTTAAAATTGATAAAAATGATCTTAGATCAGAAGTCGTTTATACTGATAATGCCCCAACGGCGTTCTATGATGCCCTGCATTTTGTAAATGATAAGCTTGCGTATACATTCAGTGATGCCGATAAAGATAATCTGTTGAAATTAGCTGTGTACAAGGATGGAAAATGGAGCCCGTTTAAAAGTGATTTTAAATTGAACGAAGGAGAAGCTGCTTTCGCTGCAAGTAATACCAATATCTCTTCTTCTCAGAAATACCTATGGATTGCCACAGGAGGGAAAGCCTCAAGGATTTTAAGAATGAATTTAAAAAATGGAAAGTTGGAAGCTTTCAACACTCCATTTGTTCAAGGAGAATCTTCTCAGGGAATGTATTCTATAGATTTTTATGGAGATAATTTTGGAATTGCAGTAGGTGGAGATTATACCAAGCAGGACGCCAACATCAATAATATTGCTACGACTCACGATGGCGGAGAAACATGGCAGATTCAGGCTTCCGGGCAGAATGCGGGATATATGACCTGTGTGAAAATTAAGCCAGGATCTAAAGGAAAGGAGATTATTGCCGTAGGAGATCAACACATCAGTTATTCTTCTGATTTTGGAAAGACCTGGAAGAAAATTTCTGATGAGAAAGGATTATATGTTGGCCAATGGATTGATGGAAACAGAGTAGTTTTTGCTGGGAAGGATAGAATTGTGAAGATGAAACTTAAATAA
- a CDS encoding amino acid permease, which produces MSKIWVKKPLSAYEADMKKSELKKVLGKWSLTAIGVGAIIGGGIFVLTGTGAYYHAGPALAISFIIAGIACVFAALCYAEFASIIPVEGSAYAYAYGTVGEIFAWAMGWCLILEYAMASMAVSVSWSGYFTKFLKIFGVHLPAYLTSDPASFTGEGFSMNLPAFILVLLITALLVKGTKEAAGANNLIVLMKTSAVIFVVIAGAYIIFSNPELYTAADGVKNWNPFIPDQITIKNSEGDLVSAYGIKGIISGAAAIFFAYIGFDAVSTQAGEAINPKKDVPFAIIASLLVCTALYICVSLVLTGMMHYTDFNPNGKYPDAIKAPVAYAFEIAGKHWASNIVTIAATVGLISVVMVMMMGQSRIFIGMAKDGLIPKFFGELHPKTKTPYKGIILLGIIVALIAAFTPISTLADMTSFGTLFAFTLVCIAVWVMRKKEPDLIRPFKVPAYKVVVGLGVVINLYLIYNLSDHAKELSGIWLLLGGVVYFLYGKRNSKLNNPEKYQKDEL; this is translated from the coding sequence ATGTCGAAAATTTGGGTTAAAAAACCACTAAGTGCCTATGAGGCAGATATGAAGAAAAGTGAGCTGAAGAAAGTCCTTGGAAAATGGAGTTTAACAGCAATAGGAGTAGGTGCTATCATTGGAGGTGGAATCTTTGTTCTTACAGGAACAGGAGCCTATTATCATGCAGGACCAGCACTTGCAATTTCCTTTATTATAGCAGGAATCGCCTGCGTTTTTGCAGCATTATGTTATGCGGAGTTTGCCTCCATTATTCCCGTTGAGGGATCTGCATATGCGTATGCGTATGGAACAGTAGGAGAGATCTTTGCCTGGGCAATGGGATGGTGTCTCATCCTGGAATATGCCATGGCGAGTATGGCCGTCTCCGTGAGTTGGTCCGGGTATTTTACCAAATTTTTGAAAATCTTTGGCGTTCATTTACCAGCTTATCTTACATCAGATCCGGCCAGTTTTACAGGAGAGGGTTTTTCTATGAACCTGCCTGCATTTATTCTTGTTCTTTTGATTACAGCTTTATTGGTAAAAGGAACTAAAGAAGCTGCAGGAGCTAATAACCTGATTGTTCTGATGAAAACTTCTGCTGTTATTTTTGTAGTGATCGCAGGAGCTTATATTATTTTCTCAAACCCTGAACTGTATACAGCAGCAGATGGTGTGAAAAACTGGAATCCTTTTATTCCGGATCAGATTACCATCAAAAATTCTGAAGGAGATCTGGTCTCAGCATATGGAATCAAAGGTATTATTTCTGGTGCAGCGGCTATTTTCTTTGCCTATATTGGTTTTGATGCCGTTTCTACTCAGGCGGGAGAAGCTATTAACCCTAAAAAGGATGTGCCATTTGCGATCATCGCTTCATTATTGGTTTGTACAGCTTTATATATATGTGTTTCTCTTGTACTTACAGGAATGATGCATTATACAGACTTTAATCCAAACGGAAAATATCCGGACGCGATTAAAGCACCTGTGGCTTATGCATTTGAAATTGCAGGAAAACATTGGGCAAGTAATATCGTAACAATTGCTGCTACAGTAGGATTGATCTCTGTAGTAATGGTAATGATGATGGGACAATCCAGAATCTTTATCGGAATGGCAAAAGATGGTTTGATTCCTAAGTTCTTTGGAGAACTTCACCCTAAAACAAAAACACCTTACAAAGGAATTATTTTATTGGGAATTATCGTAGCATTAATTGCTGCATTTACCCCTATTTCTACTTTGGCAGATATGACAAGTTTTGGAACCCTGTTTGCGTTTACATTGGTTTGTATTGCAGTTTGGGTAATGAGAAAGAAAGAACCTGATTTGATAAGACCTTTCAAAGTTCCTGCTTATAAAGTAGTAGTAGGTTTAGGAGTGGTTATCAATTTATATCTTATCTACAACCTTAGTGATCATGCAAAAGAACTTTCCGGAATATGGTTATTATTAGGTGGAGTTGTTTATTTCCTTTATGGTAAAAGAAACAGTAAGCTTAATAATCCTGAGAAATATCAGAAAGATGAACTATAA
- the pnuC gene encoding nicotinamide riboside transporter PnuC, whose protein sequence is MNLYDLFVKPYESYDSLQIVLEASGAIFGTMSVYFSIKKNIWVYPTGIISTLIYVYILFNFGLLGDCLINVYYTVMSVYGWILWAKNSEDHIHVDVTWATKKEWYYASILFILSLILVTLIYYYKPYIDNHFSMEGTNLGLYHLDWANWMDVFTTSIFLVGMWFMAKQRIENWIFWIIGDLICIPMMIFKGLGITSVQYLVFTIMAILGYLNWKKSFKEKKVQ, encoded by the coding sequence ATGAATTTATATGATCTTTTTGTAAAGCCTTATGAAAGCTATGATTCTTTACAAATTGTGCTTGAAGCATCGGGTGCTATTTTCGGAACTATGAGCGTATATTTTTCAATTAAGAAAAATATATGGGTATACCCTACAGGCATTATTTCAACCCTGATCTATGTATATATTCTTTTTAACTTCGGGTTACTAGGTGACTGCCTCATCAATGTCTATTATACCGTGATGAGCGTTTATGGCTGGATATTATGGGCCAAAAATTCAGAAGATCATATCCATGTGGATGTTACATGGGCCACAAAAAAGGAATGGTATTATGCCTCCATACTTTTTATTTTGAGCCTTATATTGGTTACTCTTATTTATTATTATAAGCCTTATATTGACAATCATTTTTCAATGGAAGGAACCAACCTAGGATTATATCATCTGGATTGGGCAAATTGGATGGATGTTTTTACAACTTCAATATTTTTAGTAGGAATGTGGTTTATGGCCAAACAGCGCATTGAGAACTGGATTTTCTGGATTATTGGAGATCTTATTTGCATCCCTATGATGATTTTTAAGGGTCTTGGTATCACTTCGGTTCAATATTTGGTATTTACAATAATGGCTATCTTAGGATACCTTAATTGGAAAAAAAGTTTTAAAGAAAAAAAAGTACAATAA
- the dapF gene encoding diaminopimelate epimerase, with amino-acid sequence MEFYKYQGTGNDFVMVDNRDLQFPKDKNIIEKLCDRRFGIGADGLILLENDPDYDFKMVYYNSDGGESTMCGNGGRCLVAFAFFLDVFEDKCKFIAIDGEHEAEIHNGIIKLKMIDVDTISHDGNDAVMNTGSPHYVKYVENLADYDVYTQGHGIRNSENYKEKGINVNFVEKISDNEIFVRTYERGVEDETYSCGTGVTASALTFLQKDNLTSVKVKTLGGNLKVYAEKSGDSFCNIWLEGPAKQVFKGKVELL; translated from the coding sequence ATGGAATTTTATAAATATCAGGGAACGGGAAATGATTTTGTAATGGTAGATAACCGTGATCTTCAGTTTCCTAAAGATAAAAATATCATTGAAAAACTATGTGACAGACGCTTCGGAATAGGTGCTGATGGGCTTATCCTTCTAGAAAACGATCCTGATTATGATTTTAAAATGGTCTACTATAATTCAGATGGTGGAGAAAGTACAATGTGTGGAAATGGCGGAAGATGCCTGGTAGCTTTTGCTTTTTTTCTTGACGTTTTTGAAGATAAATGCAAATTCATAGCAATAGATGGTGAACATGAAGCAGAAATCCATAACGGAATCATTAAACTAAAAATGATTGATGTGGACACTATTTCACATGATGGAAATGATGCTGTTATGAATACCGGCTCGCCTCATTATGTAAAATATGTTGAAAATCTTGCTGATTACGATGTTTATACCCAAGGACACGGCATCAGAAATTCAGAAAATTATAAAGAAAAGGGGATTAATGTCAACTTTGTAGAAAAAATTTCAGATAATGAAATTTTTGTAAGAACCTATGAACGAGGCGTTGAGGACGAAACTTACAGCTGCGGAACCGGAGTTACCGCTTCCGCTTTAACTTTTCTTCAAAAAGACAATCTAACTTCCGTAAAAGTTAAAACCCTAGGCGGCAATCTTAAGGTATATGCTGAAAAAAGCGGCGATTCATTTTGCAATATCTGGCTGGAAGGTCCCGCAAAGCAAGTTTTTAAAGGTAAGGTAGAACTTCTTTAA
- the mltG gene encoding endolytic transglycosylase MltG, which produces MKKAILIIILLVFVVAGFFGLRFYNKYFGNNVEKEGYVLIPHKANFNQILDSIAPYIKDRESFEIVAKDKGLPANFKAGRYHIQSGKGNTDLVNMIKAGNQTANSFRIGDFGDMYQMIGKVTKKTELDSLHFVNDLDAVAQEKGYKNVEDLKKYFFIDTYNFFWTVSPREFFAKFEDQYNEFWTSERKNKEQQSGLTREQIYALASIVYKESGGKKDEMKTIAGLYLNRYRKGMKLQSDPTVIYAINKQTNFKESIKRVLYKHLSTPSPYNTYANAGIPPGPICVVDKNSVDAVLNAENNNYIFMCADPARFGYHKFTASAEEHAVNAKAYQDWLNSKNIK; this is translated from the coding sequence ATGAAAAAAGCTATTCTCATTATCATTCTGCTGGTTTTTGTAGTGGCAGGATTTTTTGGTTTGAGATTTTATAATAAATACTTCGGAAATAACGTAGAAAAGGAAGGTTATGTTTTGATCCCTCATAAGGCAAACTTTAATCAGATCCTGGATTCTATTGCTCCGTACATTAAGGATCGTGAGTCTTTTGAAATTGTAGCTAAAGACAAAGGCCTCCCTGCCAATTTTAAAGCGGGACGTTATCATATCCAAAGCGGGAAAGGAAATACTGATCTCGTTAATATGATTAAAGCAGGCAACCAAACAGCAAATTCATTCAGAATCGGAGATTTTGGGGATATGTACCAGATGATTGGCAAGGTTACCAAAAAAACAGAACTGGATTCTCTTCATTTTGTGAATGATCTGGACGCTGTTGCTCAGGAAAAAGGATACAAGAATGTTGAGGATTTAAAAAAATATTTCTTCATTGATACTTATAATTTCTTCTGGACAGTAAGTCCAAGAGAGTTTTTTGCAAAATTTGAAGATCAATACAATGAGTTCTGGACAAGCGAGAGAAAAAACAAGGAACAGCAATCTGGACTTACAAGAGAGCAGATTTATGCGCTGGCTTCTATTGTCTATAAGGAATCCGGAGGAAAGAAAGATGAAATGAAGACAATTGCCGGATTGTATTTAAACCGTTATAGAAAAGGAATGAAACTTCAGTCTGATCCTACGGTGATTTATGCCATCAATAAACAGACAAATTTTAAAGAATCTATCAAAAGAGTATTATATAAACACCTATCTACTCCATCTCCATACAATACCTATGCTAATGCAGGTATCCCCCCGGGACCAATTTGTGTAGTGGATAAGAACTCAGTAGATGCTGTTTTGAATGCGGAAAACAACAATTATATATTTATGTGCGCTGACCCTGCAAGGTTTGGATATCATAAGTTTACAGCAAGTGCGGAAGAACATGCTGTAAACGCAAAGGCTTATCAGGACTGGCTTAATTCAAAAAATATAAAATAA
- a CDS encoding TonB-dependent receptor domain-containing protein, translating to MKNKTEIVNIFTRKALGLTFVLSAAAMAFAQEKAGVTGIIVNKKNQPVPYASVTFSNKANKSLSDAVLTDEKGQYKLQLTPGSYDITVEAIDYKKSTINKNITGAGNIGALSIEASNTSTLDGKTQELQGVVITASAAKPYKVELDKKTYDPSQDIVSKGGSLQDVLTNVPSVTVDTDGTVSMRGSSNVKFLINGKPSSLLGIDDGANALQSIPADQIEKIEVITNPSSKFEASGTSGILNIILKKSKKIGFNGSVVGTLGYFPRTSLNANLSWRKNNWTWFVNGGGGYTENKTKNNSETTYHNIKFPTIDPIPTTQDEIDKIPTIAVHQSQNSVNKTYNKNYNLNAGFVYDISDKTSINLTGLVRTFEGDGNELVNTYDTFYKYTGNTSNLWKLMNPYTLRDAKSIFNNLAFQGDVGLDHKFDDKGQNLSLSLSLQRNRSNNNADILESLDYVPSVQDITRRHSVSKTIIGKADYELPIGENSKLEAGYRLDINNNTYDNFVSSTSNNPLIPNYNNNTDYKEMFNAFYLQFKSKIGNFAYQVGLRDEISNIKINYISQNPDKPPIDKPKNYNNLFPSVFLSYDIAKNNQILVNYSRRIDRPRSFFMVPFPNYTNNQNIFEGNIDLNPSYVDSYEVGYNLTKKKFTLNPTFYYRHATDDTKMLVYRPDEREKVFYTKPENLGNDDRIGLDLNFTYDPFAWFKIMGSADIFRYKTTGIASYLTTDINGLSQTRTLNFNGSGFSTRLRLNTTFKLDKTLSVQLQGFYRGGQKTDNQDRKDMYALNFGASKTIWKGDGTISFNIQDIFNTRGMETFNYTSDYTRSSYMQWQPRQFSVSLTYRFKQGEKIEQPKRKKDINSNTTGDEQQGPM from the coding sequence ATGAAGAATAAGACAGAAATTGTCAATATTTTCACAAGAAAAGCACTAGGACTTACATTCGTACTTTCGGCAGCTGCAATGGCATTTGCACAAGAGAAAGCCGGCGTTACGGGGATCATTGTCAATAAAAAGAATCAACCGGTTCCTTACGCCTCAGTAACCTTCAGTAACAAAGCTAACAAATCATTAAGTGATGCTGTATTGACCGATGAAAAAGGACAATATAAATTACAGCTTACACCCGGAAGCTATGATATTACGGTAGAAGCTATTGATTACAAAAAAAGCACCATCAATAAAAACATTACCGGAGCTGGTAATATTGGTGCTTTATCTATTGAAGCTTCAAATACATCTACATTAGATGGAAAAACACAGGAGCTTCAAGGGGTTGTTATTACAGCATCTGCAGCTAAGCCTTATAAGGTAGAGCTGGATAAAAAAACCTACGATCCCTCTCAGGATATTGTGAGTAAAGGAGGAAGTCTTCAGGATGTTCTGACAAATGTACCATCAGTTACGGTAGATACCGATGGAACGGTTTCTATGAGAGGAAGTTCTAACGTAAAATTCCTGATTAATGGTAAACCTTCTTCCCTATTAGGCATTGATGACGGAGCGAATGCTTTGCAGAGTATTCCTGCTGACCAGATTGAGAAAATTGAAGTAATCACTAACCCTTCTTCAAAATTTGAAGCCAGTGGAACTTCCGGTATTCTAAATATCATTCTTAAAAAGAGTAAAAAGATTGGGTTTAACGGAAGTGTGGTTGGAACATTGGGATATTTCCCAAGAACATCCCTTAACGCCAATCTAAGCTGGAGAAAAAACAACTGGACCTGGTTTGTAAATGGTGGCGGTGGCTATACAGAAAACAAGACGAAAAACAATTCTGAAACCACTTACCATAATATTAAATTCCCAACCATAGATCCTATTCCAACTACGCAGGACGAAATAGATAAAATTCCAACCATTGCTGTTCATCAGTCTCAAAACTCGGTCAATAAAACATATAACAAAAATTATAATTTGAATGCCGGTTTTGTATATGATATTTCAGACAAAACATCCATTAACTTAACAGGATTAGTAAGAACTTTTGAAGGGGATGGAAATGAGCTTGTCAACACTTATGATACTTTCTATAAATATACTGGAAACACTTCAAATTTATGGAAACTCATGAACCCTTACACATTGAGGGATGCTAAAAGTATCTTTAACAATCTTGCCTTCCAGGGAGATGTAGGATTGGATCATAAATTTGATGATAAAGGTCAAAATTTATCTTTATCATTAAGTTTACAAAGAAACAGAAGTAATAATAATGCTGACATTCTGGAGAGTTTAGATTATGTTCCTTCTGTACAGGATATTACAAGAAGGCATTCTGTAAGCAAAACCATAATAGGAAAAGCAGATTATGAATTACCAATAGGTGAAAATTCAAAACTTGAAGCCGGTTACAGACTAGATATCAATAACAATACTTATGATAATTTTGTAAGCAGTACGTCTAATAATCCTCTTATTCCTAATTATAACAACAATACGGATTATAAGGAAATGTTCAACGCATTCTACTTGCAGTTTAAGAGTAAGATTGGAAACTTTGCGTATCAGGTAGGATTAAGGGATGAAATTTCTAATATTAAAATCAACTATATCAGCCAGAATCCTGACAAACCGCCGATTGATAAACCGAAGAATTACAATAATTTATTCCCAAGTGTATTCTTAAGTTATGATATTGCGAAGAACAATCAAATCTTAGTTAATTATTCCCGCAGAATAGACAGACCAAGATCTTTCTTTATGGTTCCTTTCCCGAACTACACGAATAATCAAAATATTTTTGAAGGAAATATCGATCTGAATCCATCTTATGTAGATTCATATGAAGTAGGTTATAACCTGACTAAGAAGAAGTTTACCTTAAACCCTACTTTCTATTACAGACATGCCACAGACGACACTAAAATGTTAGTCTACAGACCGGATGAAAGAGAAAAAGTATTCTATACTAAACCTGAAAACTTAGGAAATGATGATCGTATTGGTTTGGATCTGAACTTTACCTATGATCCTTTTGCATGGTTTAAAATTATGGGTAGTGCCGATATATTCAGATACAAAACAACTGGAATTGCTTCCTATCTGACGACAGATATCAATGGTTTATCTCAGACAAGGACGTTAAATTTTAATGGTAGTGGTTTCTCTACAAGATTACGTCTTAATACAACGTTCAAATTGGATAAGACATTAAGCGTACAGTTGCAAGGGTTTTACAGAGGAGGACAAAAAACAGACAACCAGGATAGAAAAGATATGTATGCTTTGAACTTTGGAGCATCTAAAACAATCTGGAAAGGAGACGGAACAATTTCTTTCAATATCCAGGATATTTTTAATACAAGAGGTATGGAGACGTTTAACTACACCAGTGACTATACGAGAAGCAGCTATATGCAATGGCAGCCAAGACAGTTTTCTGTGTCTTTAACCTATAGATTCAAACAGGGTGAGAAAATAGAACAGCCTAAGAGAAAAAAGGATATTAATTCTAATACAACCGGTGACGAACAGCAAGGCCCGATGTAA